Within the Borrelia miyamotoi genome, the region ATTGATACCCTAATCTATTATTTCCTAAATACTATGAAAACCAAAGAAATTAGGAAAGCTTAAATTTTTCAATACTCAGAGCTCTATTTACAGCTTTCCTATAATAATCAAGTTTTAATCCCAATTTCTCATCTTCATTTAACAAATATCTAATGGAACCCTTTCTTAAACGACTAATCAACGAATAAAAGACTATAGCAACAGATACAGAGATATTATAGCTTTGAGTAAAGCCATACATTGGTATTTTTAAATGCAAATCAGCATTTTCTAAAACCTCATGACTAAGTCCTGTTAATTCCGTTCCAAAAAATATTGCCATTTTATTATCAATTGGAAAATCTTCAAGAGATACAGACTGATTATTTAAAGATGTAGCTACTATTCTATACCCATTATCTCTTAGATTATCAAATGCAGCTCGAACACATGTATATTTAACTATATCTATCCATTTTGAAGCCCCAAGAACAACATCTGGATTTAAAATATATTTATTATTGGTCTCAATAATATGAATATTACTAAGCCCTAAAATTTCAATTGTACGAATTGCAGCACTTGCATTTTGAGGTTGAAAAATATCTTCAAGCACAAGTGTCAAATAATTAGTACGATTACTTAACACTTCATCTATCCTATCCCTCCTTTGCTTCGTAATAAACTCAGACAAAATTTCTATTCTCTTCAATATATCACTATTCATAAAATACAAGTTTAGATAAAAAAAAATAAAATCAAATTAAAATGTTCAAAAATAAATCATTTCCTATATAATTTAAGGATGGAAGTAAAAATAGAAGAATCTTGGAAAAAAATTTTAAAAGGCGAATTTTGTAAAGGATATTTTAAAAGACTTGTGAGTTTCATAAAAAATGAATATAAAACAAAAAAGGGAAGAATATTTCCACCTCCAAAACTAATATTCAATGCATTTGATTCTTTGCAATTCAAAGATATAAAAGTGGTAATACTTGGACAAGATCCATATCACGGAAAAAGACAAGCTAATGGGCTAGCTTTTTCTGTCAATCCAGACATCAAAATACCTCCATCACTACAAAATATTTTCAAGGAAATAGAAAGAAGCTTAAAAATAAAAACTATACCAAATGGGGACTTAACAAGATGGGCAATACAAGGAGTATTTTTATTAAATTCAATATTAACAGTAGAAGAAGGTCATCCCTCGTCTCACAAAGACATCGGTTGGGAAATTTTTACAAATGAAGTAATAAAAACTATTTCAAAAAACCTAAATAATATTGTGTTTATGCTATGGGGCAATTTTGCAAAAGGAAAAAAAGCATTAATAGACGCATCAAAACATTTAATTCTTGAAACAAGCCATCCATCTCCTTATTCTGCAAATAATGGCTTCTTGGGAGCAAATCACTTTAGTCAAACTTTAAAATATCTAAAAGAACATAATAAAATTCCAATAGACTTCCAATAAAATAACCTGGCTAATATTAAATAATACAAGTATAGGTAACTTAAATGATTAACTATTTTTCTTCATCTAAAGTCTTTTCATTAACAGTATCTTTATCTTGTTCTACATCATCCCAAAACGTTGAAGTTTTCTCATTTGCCTTTACATCCTTTAACAAATTGTCATCAACTCTCTTGGTATTAATAAAAGACAATACAATAACAAAAATAAAAAAAAGTGTAATGAAGAATGCCGTAATTCCTACGGCAATACTTGAAGATTTTGAACCAAAAATAGAAGAACTTCCACCTCCAAACACTCCTCCAATACTATCACTTTGTTCATCTTGAAATAATAATAATAAAATAATCACAAACGAAGTAATAATAAAAAACACAAACGTTAAAAATCTAAACAATTCCAAAATAAACCTCTCTATTTGGCTACCTTATTAATTATATTCAAAAATGAATCAACCTTTAAAGATGCACCACCAATCAATGCTCCATCAATGTCATTTTCTCCCACAAGGCCTTTCACATTATCAATATTTACAGAACCACCATACTGAATAATAATATTATCTGCTGCTGACTTTGAATATAATGATTTAATCTCAAGCCTAATTGCTTTATGAACTTCCTGTGCCTCTTCTTTTGTTGCTGTTTTCCCAGTTCCAATTGCCCACACAGGCTCGTAAGCCAAAATTATTCTATTAAGATCAGATTCAGGCACAGAAATCAATCCCCTTCTAACCTGATTTAAAACAACATCCAATGTTTTATTATGTTCTCTCTCTTCAAGACTTTCCCCAACACAAAGAATCAAATATTTAAATGGATGTCTAAGACCTGCCAGAATTTTTTTATTTATCACCTCATCAGTATCTCCAAGATAAGCCCTACATTCAGAGTGACCAAGTATTACATAATCAACCCCAAATTCCAAAAGCATAGAAGGTGAAATTTCACCTGTTCTTGCCCCACTATTCTCATAAGACATATTTTGAGCGCCAATAAAAACATTACTTCCTTTAGTGACTTTACAAACTTTACAAAGAGATGTAAATGCAGGAGTTATCATAATTACAATATCATCCTTAATATTTCGCACTCCGCTTACAACTTGTTTAGCAACACTTGCAGCTTCTACACTTGTATAGTGCATCTTCCAGTTTCCCGCTAAAAATATCTTTCTCATTTCACTTCTCCAACACTTTTATACCCGGTAAAATTTTCCCCTCAAGATATTCAAGAGAAGCACCACCCCCTGTTGAAACATGGGTTATCTTTTCAGATAAATTAAACTTATTAACAGCAGCTACTGAATCTCCTCCACCAACGACTGTAATACCAGAACAACTTGCCACATATTCTGCAACCTTTGCTGTACCCTTAGAAAAAGAATCAAACTCAAAAACTCCAAGAGGACCATTCCAAATCACAGTTTTTGCACGAACAAGAGATTCCTCAATTTTTCTTAAAGTTTTTTCACCAATATCCATTCCAATCTTATAATTGGGAATGTCAACAGAACCAATATACTCAGGAATAGAATCTTCCTTAAACTCACTTGCAACAACATGATCAATAGGCAAAATAATTTCTACATCTAATTCCTTTGCCTTCTTCAAAAAAGAAGCAGCGACATCAATATATCCATTTTCTAAAAGAGATTTCCCAATAAAATGCCCCTCTACTTTTAAAAAGGTATATGCCATTCCTCCACCAATTACCATTACATCTGATTTTGACAAAAGAGACTCCAATACTGCAATTTTTGAAGAAACTTTTGAACCACCAATTATTGAAACAAACGGCTTTTCAGGATTCTTTAAAATTCTACCCAAAAACTCATTTTCCTTTTCCATTAAAAATCCACCAACAGCTGGCAAATAAGCTGCAATCCCAACTGTAGAAGCATGTGCCCTGTGAGCAGTTCCAAAAGCATCATTTATAAAAACATCACCATTTTGTGATAATTCTTTTGCAAAAACATCACAATTTTCCTCTTCTGACTTATAAAATCTTATGTTTTCAAGTAAAACAACCTCTCCATTCTTCATACAAGAAACAACAGAAGATACTTCATCACCTATGCAATCAGGAAGCATCTTAACATCCTGCTCTAATAGTTCTGATAGTCTTTTAGCAACAGGCATAAGAGAATATTTAAGATTTTTCTCTCCTTTTGGCCTACCCAAATGACTCATAAGAACAACCCTGGCTCCTTGAGACTTAAGATACTCTATTGTGGGTAACGCAGCCCTAATTCTAGTATCATCAGTAATATTCCCATCTTTTAAGGGAACATTAAAATCACATCTTACTAAAGCACGCTTGCCTAAAAAGTCAAAATCTTTCATCGTTTTTATTGACATTTATGATTACCTCAAGATTATTCTTATACCTTATTTAATTAATTTCTGTGCAAGATCGACTACTCTTGTAGAATATCCAAATTCATTATCATACCATGAAAGCACTTTTGCAAAACCGTTTAATAACACCATTGTCTCAAGACTATCAACTATTGAAGAATGAGAATTTCCCTTAATATCTGAAGATACTATTGGATCCTCTGTATATCCTAAAATACCACTAAGTTCTCTAGACTCTGATGCCTTCTTAAGCGCAGAATTGATCTCCTCTTTTGTAACATCTTTTTTCTTAAGTTGTACTGTAAGATCAACAATAGAACCTGTTGGTACAGGAACTCTCATAGAAGTACCATTAAGCTTACCCTTAAGTTCAGGTAAAACAAGCCCAACAGCTTTAGCAGCACCTGTGGAAGTAGGAATAATTGAAAGAGCCCCAGCTCTTGCTCGTCTAAGATCAACATGTGGAAGATCAAGTATTCTTTGATCATTTGTATAAGCATGAACAGTAGTCATAAGTCCTTGTTCAATACCAAAAGTTTCATGCAACACTTTTGCAAGAGGTGCAAGACAATTTGTTGTGCATGAAGCATTAGAAACAGCTTTCAAATCAGAAGTAATCTCATGCTCATTCACACCAAGTACGATTGTCTTAATATCATCCTTAGCAGGAACTGTTAAAATTACTTTCTTAGCACCGGCATGATCAACATGATCAAGATACCCACCTCTATCACTTGTTGCTAATGAAAAAACACCTGTTGATTCAATTACAACATCAACTCCAAATTTTCCCCAAGGAAGATTTTTTGGATCTCGTTCAGCAATAATCTTTATCTCTTTACCATCCACTATAATTGCTCCATCTCTTGATTCAACTTTTTTATTGTATATCCCAAAAGTTGAATCATACTTTAAAAGATGAGCAAGTGTCTTAGGATTTGTTAAGTCATTTATTGCAACAACTTCAATTCCTCTCTCAAAAGCAATTTTAAAAACATTTCTACCTATACGCCCAAAGCCATTAATAGCTAGCTTCATACAAATCCTCCGTCTATTTTTTATTAGATACTAG harbors:
- the gap gene encoding type I glyceraldehyde-3-phosphate dehydrogenase — protein: MKLAINGFGRIGRNVFKIAFERGIEVVAINDLTNPKTLAHLLKYDSTFGIYNKKVESRDGAIIVDGKEIKIIAERDPKNLPWGKFGVDVVIESTGVFSLATSDRGGYLDHVDHAGAKKVILTVPAKDDIKTIVLGVNEHEITSDLKAVSNASCTTNCLAPLAKVLHETFGIEQGLMTTVHAYTNDQRILDLPHVDLRRARAGALSIIPTSTGAAKAVGLVLPELKGKLNGTSMRVPVPTGSIVDLTVQLKKKDVTKEEINSALKKASESRELSGILGYTEDPIVSSDIKGNSHSSIVDSLETMVLLNGFAKVLSWYDNEFGYSTRVVDLAQKLIK
- the ung gene encoding uracil-DNA glycosylase, encoding MEVKIEESWKKILKGEFCKGYFKRLVSFIKNEYKTKKGRIFPPPKLIFNAFDSLQFKDIKVVILGQDPYHGKRQANGLAFSVNPDIKIPPSLQNIFKEIERSLKIKTIPNGDLTRWAIQGVFLLNSILTVEEGHPSSHKDIGWEIFTNEVIKTISKNLNNIVFMLWGNFAKGKKALIDASKHLILETSHPSPYSANNGFLGANHFSQTLKYLKEHNKIPIDFQ
- the secG gene encoding preprotein translocase subunit SecG, whose product is MELFRFLTFVFFIITSFVIILLLLFQDEQSDSIGGVFGGGSSSIFGSKSSSIAVGITAFFITLFFIFVIVLSFINTKRVDDNLLKDVKANEKTSTFWDDVEQDKDTVNEKTLDEEK
- a CDS encoding TrmH family RNA methyltransferase, whose product is MNSDILKRIEILSEFITKQRRDRIDEVLSNRTNYLTLVLEDIFQPQNASAAIRTIEILGLSNIHIIETNNKYILNPDVVLGASKWIDIVKYTCVRAAFDNLRDNGYRIVATSLNNQSVSLEDFPIDNKMAIFFGTELTGLSHEVLENADLHLKIPMYGFTQSYNISVSVAIVFYSLISRLRKGSIRYLLNEDEKLGLKLDYYRKAVNRALSIEKFKLS
- the tpiA gene encoding triose-phosphate isomerase yields the protein MRKIFLAGNWKMHYTSVEAASVAKQVVSGVRNIKDDIVIMITPAFTSLCKVCKVTKGSNVFIGAQNMSYENSGARTGEISPSMLLEFGVDYVILGHSECRAYLGDTDEVINKKILAGLRHPFKYLILCVGESLEEREHNKTLDVVLNQVRRGLISVPESDLNRIILAYEPVWAIGTGKTATKEEAQEVHKAIRLEIKSLYSKSAADNIIIQYGGSVNIDNVKGLVGENDIDGALIGGASLKVDSFLNIINKVAK
- a CDS encoding phosphoglycerate kinase, translating into MSIKTMKDFDFLGKRALVRCDFNVPLKDGNITDDTRIRAALPTIEYLKSQGARVVLMSHLGRPKGEKNLKYSLMPVAKRLSELLEQDVKMLPDCIGDEVSSVVSCMKNGEVVLLENIRFYKSEEENCDVFAKELSQNGDVFINDAFGTAHRAHASTVGIAAYLPAVGGFLMEKENEFLGRILKNPEKPFVSIIGGSKVSSKIAVLESLLSKSDVMVIGGGMAYTFLKVEGHFIGKSLLENGYIDVAASFLKKAKELDVEIILPIDHVVASEFKEDSIPEYIGSVDIPNYKIGMDIGEKTLRKIEESLVRAKTVIWNGPLGVFEFDSFSKGTAKVAEYVASCSGITVVGGGDSVAAVNKFNLSEKITHVSTGGGASLEYLEGKILPGIKVLEK